A genomic window from Martelella lutilitoris includes:
- a CDS encoding imelysin family protein: MKRTTTMRVALSAFAASTALAAMPAFAADVTPEEVVKHYAGVAHAKYQDSLTTAQELDKAIQAFIEAPSEETQAAAKEAWIAARVPYQQTEVYRFGNPAVDDWEGKVNAWPLDEGLIDYVDASYGMESDENTLYTANVIANPQIEINGEPVDASEITPDLLANTLHEAGGIEANVATGYHAIEFLLWGQDLNGTDAGAGERSYTDYLSGDDCTNGNCDRRAAYLSAASELLISDLEDIVAAWEEGGEAYAYVTEDPTRGVAAILTGMGSLSYGELAGERMKLGLLLHDPEEEHDCFSDNTHASHLNDVIGILQAYTGDYVRVDGTEMTGASVSDLVAAKDAALDEEIKAKLVDTVEAMEAMASRANNVEAYDQMIGEGNTQGNATVQAAIDGLIAQTPSIERAIAALELGQIELEGSDSLDNPDAVFQ; the protein is encoded by the coding sequence ATGAAACGCACGACAACCATGCGCGTTGCGCTTTCCGCTTTTGCGGCCTCGACCGCTCTTGCGGCCATGCCGGCCTTTGCGGCGGACGTGACGCCGGAAGAGGTCGTCAAGCATTATGCCGGTGTCGCCCATGCCAAATATCAGGACAGCCTGACGACGGCGCAGGAACTCGACAAGGCAATCCAGGCCTTCATCGAGGCCCCGAGCGAAGAGACGCAGGCCGCCGCCAAGGAAGCATGGATTGCCGCCCGCGTTCCCTATCAGCAGACCGAGGTCTACCGCTTCGGCAATCCGGCCGTTGACGACTGGGAAGGCAAGGTCAATGCTTGGCCGCTGGACGAGGGCCTGATCGACTACGTCGATGCCTCCTACGGCATGGAAAGCGACGAGAACACGCTCTACACCGCCAATGTAATCGCCAATCCGCAAATCGAGATCAACGGCGAGCCGGTCGATGCCAGCGAGATCACGCCGGATCTTCTGGCCAACACGCTGCATGAGGCCGGCGGTATCGAGGCCAATGTCGCGACCGGTTATCACGCCATCGAATTCCTGCTCTGGGGCCAGGACCTGAACGGCACGGATGCCGGCGCGGGCGAGCGCTCCTACACAGACTATCTTTCGGGCGATGATTGCACCAACGGCAATTGCGACCGCCGCGCCGCCTATCTCTCGGCTGCGTCCGAGCTGCTGATTTCCGATCTGGAAGATATCGTGGCGGCCTGGGAAGAAGGCGGCGAGGCCTACGCCTATGTGACCGAGGATCCGACACGCGGCGTTGCCGCCATCCTGACGGGCATGGGCTCGCTCTCCTATGGCGAACTCGCCGGCGAGCGCATGAAGCTCGGCCTGCTGCTGCATGATCCGGAAGAAGAACATGATTGCTTCTCCGACAACACCCACGCCTCGCACCTGAACGATGTCATCGGCATCCTGCAGGCCTATACCGGCGACTACGTTCGCGTTGACGGCACGGAAATGACCGGCGCTTCGGTCTCCGATCTGGTTGCTGCCAAGGACGCGGCGCTGGATGAGGAAATCAAGGCGAAGCTCGTCGACACGGTCGAGGCGATGGAAGCCATGGCGTCGCGCGCCAATAACGTCGAGGCCTATGACCAGATGATTGGCGAAGGCAATACGCAAGGCAATGCCACCGTTCAGGCCGCCATCGACGGACTGATCGCGCAGACCCCGTCGATCGAGCGTGCGATTGCAGCACTTGAACTCGGCCAGATTGAACTGGAAGGCTCCGACAGCCTGGACAATCCGGACGCTGTCTTCCAATAA
- a CDS encoding RsmB/NOP family class I SAM-dependent RNA methyltransferase: MRIGGRLQGAIEILTDVEERRRPIANALKDWGTAHRFAGSGDRAAIGNIVYDALRLKLSHAWLMDDDSSAALAHAVLFRQWGIAPEALAERLDGDKFAPEPLSDAALKAFVSRNLANAPDHVRGDLPAWILPAFKENFGENWLAEAEALNLRPPLDLRVNTLKATREKVLKALVRSGAGEGGIAPEAIRIPPGSGPDRLPNVTAELSFQKGWFEVQDQGSQIVAKLVGAKAGDQALDFCAGGGGKTLALAAAMENAGQVHAYDADRTRLAPIIERLKRAGTRNVQVHDALDGLSGLEARFDHVLVDAPCTGTGTWRRRPDIKWRLSEKNLEERTAQQAEVLVDAARFVKPGGHMVYVTCSLLPAENQDQITRFLQGETGSGFAAVDVETVWPAMFPGVAARPHVSGAGFATLTPAATGTDGFFCAILVRKS; encoded by the coding sequence ATGCGCATCGGCGGGCGTCTTCAAGGCGCGATCGAAATTCTGACGGATGTCGAAGAGCGGCGGCGGCCGATTGCCAATGCGCTGAAGGACTGGGGCACGGCGCATCGGTTTGCCGGCTCCGGCGATCGCGCGGCCATCGGCAATATCGTCTATGACGCGCTGCGGCTGAAGCTTTCCCACGCCTGGCTCATGGATGACGATAGTTCGGCAGCCCTTGCCCATGCCGTCCTCTTCCGGCAATGGGGCATTGCGCCCGAGGCGCTGGCCGAACGGCTGGATGGCGACAAGTTCGCGCCCGAGCCCTTGTCCGATGCCGCGCTCAAGGCCTTTGTCAGCCGCAACCTGGCCAACGCACCGGATCATGTGCGCGGCGATCTGCCCGCGTGGATTCTGCCGGCCTTCAAGGAGAATTTCGGCGAGAACTGGCTGGCTGAAGCCGAAGCGCTGAACCTGCGGCCGCCGCTGGACCTGCGCGTCAACACGCTGAAGGCCACGCGCGAGAAGGTGTTGAAGGCCCTTGTCCGCAGCGGCGCAGGCGAGGGCGGCATCGCGCCCGAGGCGATCCGCATTCCGCCCGGAAGCGGGCCGGACCGGCTGCCCAATGTCACCGCCGAGCTTTCTTTCCAGAAGGGCTGGTTCGAGGTGCAGGACCAGGGCTCGCAGATCGTGGCGAAACTGGTCGGGGCGAAGGCCGGCGATCAGGCGCTTGATTTCTGCGCGGGCGGCGGCGGCAAGACGCTGGCGCTGGCAGCTGCGATGGAGAATGCCGGGCAGGTGCACGCCTATGACGCCGACCGCACCCGGCTTGCGCCGATCATCGAGCGGCTGAAGCGGGCGGGCACGCGCAATGTACAGGTCCACGACGCGCTGGACGGGCTTTCCGGCCTTGAGGCGCGGTTCGATCATGTTCTGGTCGACGCACCCTGCACGGGCACCGGCACCTGGCGCCGCCGGCCGGACATCAAATGGCGGCTTTCGGAGAAGAACCTCGAGGAGCGCACCGCCCAGCAGGCCGAGGTGCTTGTCGATGCCGCGCGCTTCGTCAAGCCGGGCGGGCATATGGTCTACGTCACCTGTTCGCTTCTGCCGGCGGAAAATCAGGATCAGATCACGCGGTTCCTGCAAGGCGAGACGGGCAGCGGCTTTGCGGCCGTGGATGTCGAGACCGTCTGGCCCGCCATGTTCCCCGGCGTCGCGGCGCGGCCTCATGTCTCCGGCGCAGGCTTTGCCACCCTGACGCCGGCGGCAACCGGGACCGACGGGTTCTTCTGTGCGATTCTGGTCCGGAAATCCTGA
- the ubiB gene encoding 2-polyprenylphenol 6-hydroxylase, producing MGALRSYFNLLGVGWVLAREGVINALPSEGLPAYARLVKALLVPFARPSARKKDRSDRLGKAISRLGPSYVKMGQFLATRPDVVGDGFANDLAQLQDRMPFFSVEASKATIRNSLGRPVEELYTSFGDPIAAASIAQVHPAEVLDRDGCRQKVAVKVIRPGIRQRFQEDLGAMYLVSRMQERFIRSSRRLRPVDITRTLEQTTKIEMDLRLEAAAISEMTENTAEDPGFRLPKVDWERTGRDVVTMEWIDGVKMSDLEGLKKAGHNLEELAVTLIQSFLRHTLRDGFFHADMHPGNLFVDNDGMIVAVDMGIVGRLGKKERRVLAEILYGFITRDYMRVAEAHFEAGYVPAHHNKASFAQAIRAIGEPIHGQSAETISMGKLLTLLFEITEIFEMSTQTQLINLQKTMVVVEGVSRMLDPHFNMWKASEPVVGKWIEENLGPKRVLADMREGMHAVLKIAEAIPEIADKTEKFHNEIIAMSDKGLRFDENTAEAIGRAEARHTRSGRVALWLIAAVMVYIAVVASVAVF from the coding sequence ATGGGCGCGTTACGATCCTATTTCAATCTGCTCGGCGTTGGCTGGGTGCTGGCCCGCGAAGGCGTGATCAACGCGCTGCCGTCGGAAGGCCTGCCGGCCTATGCGCGGCTGGTGAAGGCGCTTCTCGTGCCGTTTGCCCGGCCGAGCGCGCGCAAGAAGGACCGTTCCGACCGCCTGGGCAAGGCGATTTCGCGGCTCGGTCCCTCCTATGTGAAGATGGGCCAGTTCCTCGCGACCCGGCCTGATGTGGTCGGCGATGGCTTCGCCAATGATCTGGCGCAGTTGCAGGACCGCATGCCGTTCTTTTCGGTCGAGGCGTCGAAGGCGACAATCCGCAATTCGCTCGGTCGCCCGGTCGAGGAGCTCTACACATCGTTTGGCGATCCGATCGCTGCCGCCTCGATCGCGCAGGTGCATCCGGCCGAAGTGCTGGATCGCGACGGTTGCCGGCAGAAGGTCGCCGTCAAGGTGATCCGCCCCGGCATCCGCCAGCGCTTTCAGGAAGACCTCGGCGCGATGTATCTGGTCTCGCGCATGCAGGAGCGCTTCATCCGCTCCAGCCGACGGCTGCGCCCGGTTGATATCACCCGCACGCTGGAGCAGACCACCAAGATCGAGATGGACTTGCGGCTCGAGGCGGCGGCCATTTCCGAGATGACGGAGAACACGGCCGAGGATCCCGGTTTCCGCTTGCCGAAGGTGGACTGGGAGCGTACCGGCCGAGATGTCGTCACCATGGAATGGATCGACGGCGTCAAGATGTCGGACCTCGAAGGGCTGAAGAAGGCAGGGCATAACCTGGAGGAACTGGCGGTCACGCTGATCCAGTCTTTCCTGCGCCACACGCTGCGCGACGGCTTTTTTCACGCCGACATGCATCCCGGCAATCTCTTCGTCGACAATGACGGCATGATTGTCGCCGTCGACATGGGCATTGTCGGCAGGCTCGGAAAGAAGGAACGGCGGGTGCTCGCCGAGATCCTCTACGGTTTCATCACGCGCGATTACATGCGCGTGGCGGAAGCCCATTTCGAGGCGGGCTATGTTCCCGCGCACCACAACAAGGCATCCTTTGCCCAGGCGATCCGCGCCATTGGCGAGCCGATCCATGGCCAGTCGGCCGAGACGATCTCCATGGGCAAGCTTTTGACGCTGTTGTTCGAGATCACCGAGATTTTCGAGATGTCGACGCAGACGCAACTCATCAACCTGCAGAAGACCATGGTGGTGGTGGAGGGCGTGTCGCGCATGCTCGATCCGCATTTCAACATGTGGAAGGCCTCCGAGCCCGTGGTCGGCAAGTGGATCGAGGAAAATCTCGGCCCGAAACGCGTGCTCGCCGACATGCGCGAGGGTATGCACGCGGTGCTCAAGATCGCCGAGGCGATCCCGGAAATCGCCGACAAAACGGAGAAATTCCACAACGAGATCATCGCCATGAGCGACAAGGGCCTGCGCTTTGACGAGAATACGGCCGAGGCGATCGGCCGCGCCGAAGCGCGGCATACGCGCTCGGGCCGGGTGGCGCTGTGGCTGATTGCGGCGGTGATGGTCTATATCGCCGTGGTGGCTTCGGTGGCGGTCTTTTGA
- the ubiE gene encoding bifunctional demethylmenaquinone methyltransferase/2-methoxy-6-polyprenyl-1,4-benzoquinol methylase UbiE → MAESRTGAQGGMETSFGFKDVADGEKQPLVNDVFHKVAKRYDMMNDLMSAGLHRAWKDGMVSALNPPPNPDYRVLDVAGGTGDIAFRVVKASRGLARATVLDINGSMLAVGEERAAKKGLSRNLTFVEANAEDLPFDDKTFDAYTIAFGIRNVPHIDKALSEAYRVLKRGGRLLVLEFSEVEAPILDKVYEAWSFHAIPLVGKAVAGDGEPYRYLVESIRKFPSQTDFAAMIERAGFSRVKFTNYSGGIAALHSGWKL, encoded by the coding sequence ATGGCTGAAAGCCGGACCGGTGCGCAGGGCGGCATGGAAACCTCTTTCGGCTTCAAGGACGTCGCTGATGGCGAAAAGCAGCCGCTCGTCAACGACGTCTTCCACAAGGTCGCCAAGCGCTACGACATGATGAACGACCTGATGTCGGCAGGCCTGCACCGCGCCTGGAAGGACGGCATGGTGAGCGCGCTCAATCCGCCGCCGAACCCGGATTACCGCGTGCTCGACGTTGCCGGCGGCACGGGCGATATCGCGTTTCGCGTCGTCAAGGCCTCGCGCGGGCTGGCGCGGGCCACGGTGCTTGACATCAACGGCTCGATGCTTGCCGTCGGCGAGGAGCGGGCGGCGAAGAAGGGGCTTTCCCGCAACCTCACCTTCGTCGAGGCGAATGCGGAGGACCTGCCGTTCGACGACAAGACCTTCGATGCCTATACGATCGCCTTCGGCATCCGCAATGTGCCGCATATCGACAAGGCGCTGTCTGAAGCCTACCGCGTCTTGAAGCGCGGCGGGCGGCTTCTGGTGCTGGAATTTTCCGAGGTCGAGGCGCCGATCCTCGACAAGGTCTACGAGGCCTGGTCCTTCCATGCCATTCCGCTCGTCGGAAAGGCGGTCGCCGGCGACGGCGAGCCTTACCGGTACCTGGTCGAATCGATCCGCAAGTTCCCGAGCCAGACGGATTTTGCCGCGATGATCGAGCGCGCCGGTTTCTCGCGCGTCAAATTCACCAATTATTCGGGCGGCATTGCCGCCCTTCACTCAGGCTGGAAGCTTTAG
- the mutM gene encoding bifunctional DNA-formamidopyrimidine glycosylase/DNA-(apurinic or apyrimidinic site) lyase, with amino-acid sequence MPELPEVETVRRGLAPAMEGRRIEKLVLNRADLRFPFPENLVDTAANRTIVALGRRAKYLLIDLDDGTTIIAHLGMSGSWRVEEEDDAHLPGRFHAPRNVKALHDHVIFHLSGAPARRIVYNDPRRFGFIKLARKAMLEADPAFADLGPEPTGNSLDADFLATRFAGKTQAVKSALLDQRNIAGLGNIYVCEALWRARLSPFRAAGRLVTPRGRPKEGLKRLVPAIRAVIAEAIEAGGSTLRDHRRTDGTLGYFQHSFSVYDRTGAPCPHEDCGGTVARAVQAGRSTFYCPACQKG; translated from the coding sequence ATGCCGGAACTGCCCGAAGTCGAAACCGTCCGCCGCGGACTGGCGCCCGCCATGGAGGGTCGCCGGATCGAGAAGCTCGTTCTCAACCGCGCCGACCTTCGCTTTCCCTTCCCCGAAAACCTTGTCGATACTGCGGCGAACAGAACCATTGTCGCCCTGGGGCGAAGGGCGAAATACCTGCTGATCGACCTCGATGACGGCACCACAATCATCGCCCATCTCGGCATGTCGGGTTCCTGGCGCGTCGAGGAGGAGGACGATGCCCACCTGCCGGGCCGGTTTCATGCGCCGCGCAACGTCAAGGCGCTGCATGACCACGTGATCTTTCACCTTTCCGGCGCTCCGGCGCGGCGCATTGTCTACAACGATCCGCGCCGTTTCGGCTTCATCAAGCTTGCGCGCAAGGCAATGCTGGAAGCAGACCCGGCCTTTGCCGACCTCGGACCGGAGCCGACCGGCAACAGTCTCGATGCCGATTTCCTCGCCACTCGCTTTGCCGGCAAGACGCAAGCCGTCAAATCCGCACTCCTCGACCAGCGCAATATCGCCGGCCTCGGCAATATCTATGTCTGCGAGGCCTTGTGGCGCGCGCGGCTTTCGCCCTTTCGCGCCGCGGGCCGCCTCGTCACGCCGAGGGGAAGGCCGAAGGAAGGGCTGAAGAGGCTTGTCCCGGCAATCCGCGCCGTCATTGCCGAGGCGATCGAGGCCGGGGGCTCGACGCTGCGCGACCACCGCAGGACGGACGGCACGCTCGGCTATTTCCAGCACTCCTTTTCCGTCTACGACCGCACCGGCGCGCCCTGTCCGCATGAGGACTGCGGCGGCACGGTAGCCCGCGCCGTGCAGGCCGGCCGCTCGACCTTCTATTGTCCGGCCTGCCAGAAGGGATGA
- a CDS encoding 2-hydroxyacid dehydrogenase, whose protein sequence is MRVTVFSAKPYDEEFLKAANEGRHDLVFTEAPLHAPTAKLAAGSKAVCAFVNDDLGASTLSELKEAGVKLVALRCAGFNRLDLTTADHLQMATARVPSYSPYAIAEHTLALVMTLNRKIHRAYNRVREGNFALNGLLGFDLHGKTVGVVGTGGIGRNVMRAFSGFGCKILAFDPYPSEEAIALGARYVEKDELLERSEIITLHCPLTPETRHFIDEDAIAAMQRCRMLVNTSRGGVIDTLAVIEGLKSGRIGALALDVYEEEEDLFFRDLSSTVIRDDIFARLLTFPNVLITGHQGFFTEEALYNIAHTTIGNLTAFEEKGAALHPIDRR, encoded by the coding sequence ATGCGCGTCACAGTCTTTTCGGCCAAGCCCTATGACGAGGAATTCCTCAAAGCCGCCAATGAGGGGCGTCATGACCTGGTGTTCACGGAGGCGCCGCTGCATGCGCCGACGGCCAAGCTCGCCGCAGGCTCCAAGGCCGTCTGCGCCTTCGTCAATGACGATCTCGGCGCCTCGACGCTGTCAGAGCTGAAAGAGGCCGGGGTCAAGCTCGTGGCGCTCAGATGCGCGGGCTTCAACCGGCTCGATCTGACGACCGCCGATCATTTGCAGATGGCGACCGCCCGGGTGCCCTCCTATTCGCCCTATGCCATTGCCGAACACACGCTGGCGCTGGTGATGACGCTGAACCGCAAGATCCACCGCGCCTATAACCGGGTGCGGGAAGGCAATTTCGCGCTGAACGGGCTTCTGGGCTTCGACCTGCACGGCAAGACGGTGGGCGTGGTCGGAACCGGCGGGATCGGCCGCAACGTAATGCGGGCCTTTTCCGGTTTCGGCTGCAAGATCCTTGCCTTCGACCCCTATCCGAGCGAGGAGGCCATCGCGCTCGGCGCGCGCTATGTCGAAAAGGACGAATTGCTCGAGCGTTCGGAAATCATCACGCTGCACTGCCCGCTGACGCCGGAGACGCGGCATTTCATCGACGAGGATGCGATCGCCGCCATGCAGCGCTGCAGGATGCTGGTCAACACCAGCCGCGGCGGCGTCATTGATACGCTCGCCGTCATCGAGGGGCTGAAGTCGGGGCGAATCGGCGCCCTGGCGCTCGATGTCTATGAGGAAGAGGAGGACCTGTTCTTCCGCGACCTCTCCTCCACCGTCATCCGCGACGATATCTTCGCCCGGCTTTTGACCTTTCCCAATGTGCTGATCACCGGTCATCAGGGCTTCTTCACCGAGGAGGCGCTCTATAACATTGCCCATACCACGATCGGCAACCTCACCGCCTTCGAGGAAAAGGGCGCGGCGCTCCATCCGATCGACCGGCGATAG
- the rpsT gene encoding 30S ribosomal protein S20, translating to MANTTSAKKATRKMARRTAINKSRRSRVRGFVRKVEEALAAGNLDQAKEALKAAEPEIARAASKGVLHRNTASRKVSRLAQRVNALSA from the coding sequence ATGGCCAATACAACTTCGGCGAAAAAGGCGACGCGCAAAATGGCCCGCCGTACCGCCATCAACAAGTCCCGCCGCTCGCGTGTTCGCGGCTTCGTCCGCAAGGTCGAGGAGGCGCTCGCAGCCGGCAATCTCGATCAGGCGAAGGAAGCGCTGAAGGCCGCCGAGCCGGAAATCGCCCGCGCCGCCAGCAAGGGCGTCCTGCATCGCAATACGGCCTCGCGCAAGGTTTCGCGTCTCGCTCAGCGGGTCAATGCACTGAGCGCCTGA
- the dnaA gene encoding chromosomal replication initiator protein DnaA, translating into MKGEHDEAPDAALSTDNQFFERFCTALKAHVGADVYASWFGRLKLHSSSKSVIRFSVPTAFLKSWINNHYLDLLCELARSERPQVLKVEVLVRSATRAQRPQVPEEKPKPVLPQQTAAVRPVPRAVNDQPLMPEPEGGSARGAAQGPRTVFGSPLDPFFTFDSFVEGSSNRVAFAAAKTIAESGMAAVRFNPLFIHSSVGLGKTHLLQAIANAALASPDKQRVVYLTAEYFMWKFATAIRDNDALTLKDSLRNIDLLVIDDMQFLQGKMIQHEFCHLLNTLLDSAKQVVVAADRAPWELESLDPRVRSRLTGGVSLEIEAPDYAMRFEMLKRRLALARQEDPSIDIAADVLDHVARKVTASGRELEGAFNQLLFRRSFEPDLSIERVDELLVHLVGTGEPKRVRIEDIQRVVARHYCVTRQELVSNRRTRVIVKPRQIAMFLAKTMTPRSFPEIGRRFGGRDHTTVLHAVRKIEDLLEKDQKLSQEVELLKRLINE; encoded by the coding sequence TTGAAAGGGGAACATGATGAAGCACCGGACGCGGCCTTGAGTACCGACAATCAGTTTTTCGAGCGCTTCTGCACGGCGCTCAAGGCTCATGTGGGCGCCGATGTCTATGCAAGCTGGTTCGGGCGGCTGAAGCTGCACTCCTCTTCAAAGAGCGTTATCCGTTTCTCGGTCCCGACCGCATTCCTCAAGTCGTGGATCAACAACCACTATCTCGACCTGTTATGCGAACTGGCACGCTCCGAGCGCCCGCAGGTGCTCAAGGTCGAGGTGCTCGTGCGTTCGGCAACGCGCGCCCAGCGTCCGCAGGTTCCCGAGGAAAAGCCGAAGCCGGTGCTGCCCCAGCAGACGGCCGCCGTGCGCCCGGTTCCCCGCGCCGTCAACGACCAGCCGCTGATGCCCGAGCCCGAGGGCGGGTCTGCGCGGGGCGCGGCGCAGGGCCCGAGAACCGTTTTCGGTTCGCCGCTCGATCCCTTCTTCACCTTCGACAGCTTCGTCGAGGGCTCGTCGAATCGGGTGGCCTTCGCCGCGGCCAAGACCATTGCCGAATCCGGCATGGCGGCGGTCCGGTTCAATCCGCTTTTCATCCACTCCTCAGTGGGCCTCGGCAAGACTCACCTTCTGCAGGCCATTGCCAACGCCGCTCTCGCCTCCCCTGACAAGCAGCGCGTGGTCTATCTGACGGCCGAATACTTCATGTGGAAGTTCGCCACCGCGATCCGCGACAATGACGCGCTGACACTGAAGGATTCGCTGCGCAATATCGATCTTCTGGTCATCGACGACATGCAGTTCCTGCAGGGCAAGATGATCCAGCACGAGTTCTGCCATCTGCTGAACACGCTGCTCGACAGCGCAAAACAGGTCGTCGTCGCCGCCGACCGCGCGCCCTGGGAACTCGAATCGCTCGATCCGCGCGTGCGTTCGCGGCTCACCGGCGGCGTCTCGCTCGAGATCGAGGCCCCGGATTATGCCATGCGGTTTGAAATGCTGAAGCGCAGGCTCGCCCTCGCCCGCCAGGAAGACCCGTCGATCGATATCGCCGCAGACGTCCTGGACCATGTCGCCCGCAAGGTGACGGCGAGCGGCCGCGAACTGGAAGGCGCGTTCAACCAGCTTCTGTTCCGCCGCTCCTTCGAGCCGGACCTTTCGATCGAACGGGTCGACGAGTTGCTGGTGCATCTTGTCGGAACGGGCGAACCGAAGCGGGTGCGTATCGAAGACATCCAGCGCGTGGTCGCCCGACATTACTGCGTGACGCGCCAGGAACTTGTTTCCAACCGCCGCACGCGGGTGATCGTCAAGCCGCGGCAGATCGCCATGTTCCTGGCGAAAACCATGACCCCGCGCTCCTTCCCCGAAATCGGTCGCCGCTTCGGTGGACGCGATCATACGACCGTTCTGCATGCCGTGCGCAAGATCGAGGATCTTCTGGAAAAGGACCAGAAGCTCTCGCAGGAAGTCGAGTTGCTGAAGCGGCTGATCAACGAATAG
- a CDS encoding phage head spike fiber domain-containing protein has translation MRIANEISVPGADRGAGGFQVAPELRADAAGGGNFGPAAVLDFAGSQYALTRIPLSGIAPASPSELAILSAVPFDRMVSFTRPGSATYVGPGGMLRIAAANMPRFDHTNGRQQLLLEGPATNKVLCNNANPTDLTGMGGSGAPAVLSVVDDTAALSAAGLSEVCASGKVYRLDNTAGTADAFAVAAGDAGNTALHSISAYVRAAAGEGYLRISGVVNSPSFTNAAYQRVTLDGYATTTGATFSVRARPGAVVYFILPQFEQSAVTSSPIVTSGGSAVTRPADKARLSDPVAALLQRDKASLLVQFEGLVGSVGRIMGGASYYPLLGFSGPDLLVDQTVALASGLAKPLPRAGAAFRFDRADDTIGGSYKGNAVVSQSRDLLCDTAKIYLGRDENATTADRFAAGWYDQLVIWPFRMTDADLQAKAAPYA, from the coding sequence ATGAGGATCGCGAACGAAATATCCGTGCCGGGCGCTGATCGGGGCGCCGGCGGGTTTCAGGTCGCGCCGGAGCTTCGAGCCGACGCGGCCGGCGGCGGGAATTTCGGACCGGCAGCGGTGCTCGATTTTGCCGGCAGCCAGTATGCCCTGACGCGTATCCCGTTATCCGGCATCGCTCCGGCGTCACCGTCCGAACTGGCGATCCTCTCCGCCGTTCCCTTCGATCGTATGGTCTCTTTCACCCGCCCCGGCAGTGCCACCTATGTCGGTCCTGGCGGCATGCTCAGGATCGCGGCGGCAAACATGCCGCGCTTCGACCACACCAACGGGCGGCAACAATTGCTGCTCGAAGGACCAGCAACCAACAAGGTGCTGTGCAACAATGCCAATCCGACCGATCTGACCGGCATGGGCGGCTCCGGCGCGCCGGCTGTGCTTTCGGTCGTTGACGATACGGCTGCCCTGTCCGCCGCAGGGCTTTCCGAGGTCTGCGCGTCCGGAAAGGTCTACAGGCTGGACAACACGGCCGGGACGGCGGATGCCTTTGCCGTTGCGGCGGGGGACGCGGGCAACACGGCACTTCACTCGATCTCGGCCTATGTGCGCGCGGCGGCGGGCGAGGGCTATCTGCGTATCAGCGGTGTGGTCAACAGCCCCAGTTTTACGAATGCCGCCTATCAGCGGGTGACGCTCGACGGATACGCAACAACGACCGGTGCGACCTTCAGCGTCCGGGCACGACCCGGCGCGGTGGTGTACTTCATCCTTCCTCAGTTCGAGCAGTCCGCGGTGACAAGCTCTCCGATCGTCACAAGCGGCGGCAGCGCCGTCACCCGGCCGGCCGACAAGGCGCGGCTGAGCGATCCTGTTGCCGCGCTTCTTCAGCGGGACAAGGCCTCCCTGCTGGTTCAATTTGAAGGCCTTGTCGGATCTGTCGGCCGGATCATGGGCGGGGCAAGCTACTATCCCTTGCTCGGCTTTTCCGGACCAGATCTTCTGGTCGACCAGACGGTGGCTCTTGCGTCCGGGCTCGCCAAGCCGCTGCCGCGCGCAGGCGCTGCCTTTCGTTTCGACAGGGCCGACGACACGATCGGCGGTTCCTACAAGGGCAACGCCGTCGTTTCCCAAAGCCGAGATCTTCTGTGCGACACAGCCAAGATCTATCTCGGCCGCGACGAGAACGCGACGACAGCCGACCGCTTTGCCGCCGGCTGGTACGATCAACTGGTGATCTGGCCGTTCCGGATGACCGATGCAGATCTGCAAGCGAAGGCGGCGCCCTATGCGTGA
- a CDS encoding spike base protein, RCAP_Rcc01079 family translates to MTDRFSSRNATPTSPAYDGFEITPDDAVPLEEVTRAIYVGIGGSMTATLISGETVTFENLPSGFVLPVRISHVLVTGTTAGALVGLV, encoded by the coding sequence ATGACAGATCGTTTTTCCTCACGCAACGCCACGCCGACGAGCCCGGCCTATGACGGTTTCGAGATCACGCCGGATGACGCCGTTCCGCTGGAAGAGGTCACGCGGGCCATCTATGTCGGCATCGGCGGCAGCATGACCGCAACCCTGATCTCCGGGGAAACGGTGACATTCGAAAACCTACCCTCCGGCTTCGTTCTGCCGGTTCGCATCAGCCATGTGCTTGTGACCGGCACGACAGCAGGCGCACTGGTGGGGCTGGTATGA